The following are encoded together in the Macadamia integrifolia cultivar HAES 741 chromosome 10, SCU_Mint_v3, whole genome shotgun sequence genome:
- the LOC122091890 gene encoding uncharacterized protein LOC122091890 isoform X1, with protein MAYIPPHKRHLKDSKRRKGKEVVSGRRIDNYATQAISRLWIVSYVDDQCPAVQLEPISCESFERKAGKKPLVLVSVHAPEGFNESTRSCERSPWVSVTEKIRNELETSVQNMMNEMDLQESEEVKPFFVANFGKILFHWRPSSQLVSQKSALETALSQVKRSFYGNVPSSFVEYILHSVIPKIGVDFDEEQEYYHVQIFDKNRPRATLSCKCSAMKMEGKLELHRMQLNQVPQMVVDMSCPEKDLDLRLMLFTKKILKELPHDEINGIKNIIAEAIIDPDVKGGLRWPQGKETFGDRYTVEGTWHTKAKTFSNSSIMIQLRDANRYDFRASTGEVTKEVSLSMTGISMLLQDQMVEMGPIIELLEDTLKLIWEHFLRWSSEMTENFSPGETSWMPLQKCPRLDDPSEPRRGLPETGGSSFTVEENRERVQPSPVTPGAIPMPTGIAGDLSGYGEFQRRDQDPALGRLFSQAACNGASEESPKEFVILWVVHWYRQEVPPAPSMSGTENSRMCYMLKSFVDPYEGEKLRVVYINGCIPGFVFPPCYQEEARRLMDHFRRELASCVVESISVWSGFFIDLCRVLRSMRDRTYGTLSEREARGWIISLRDGGAMGVELPELRALVGRAWLLCMARDVAEKKIEIAPFLAKVDVQKNEAQRFQIVAEVIKSMALWHTEEAEHLLDEVHFVWFRGIPSHLTGLFSWCLEEWEATKHREIISDLFHEDGSCSVPGQSAAPSEAS; from the exons ATGGCATACATCCCACCACACAAGAGGCATCTAAAAGATTCAAAGAGGAGGAAAGGTAAAGAGGTAGTGTCAGGGAGAAGGATAGATAACTATGCAACTCAAGCCATATCTAGATTGTGGATAGTTAGTTATGTAGATGATCAATGTCCTGCTGTCCAGCTGGAGCCAATTTCCTGTGAATCCTTTGAGCGAAAAGCTGGAAAAAAACCTCTGGTTTTAGTGAGTGTTCATGCACCAGAAG GATTTAATGAGTCCACAAGAAGCTGTGAAAGAAGCCCATGGGTTTCTGTCACAGAGAAGATACGGAATGAACTAGAAACATCTGTGCAAAACATGATGAATGAAATGGATTTGCAGGAGTCTGAAGAAGTAAAGCCTTTCTTTGTGGCAAATTTTGGCAAAATTCTCTTCCACTG GAGACCATCTAGTCAACTGGTCAGCCAAAAATCAGCTCTTGAAACTGCTTTGAGTCAAGTGAAAAGATCATTCTATGGAAATGTTCCTAGTTCATTTGTTGAATACATTCTACATAGTGTCATACCAAAGATTGGAGTTGATTTTGATGAAGAGCAAGAGTATTACCATGtgcag ATCTTTGACAAAAACAGACCCCGTGCAACCTTGTCATGCAAATGCAGTGCTATGAAAATGGAGGGAAAACTAGAACTCCACAGG ATGCAATTAAATCAAGTGCCCCAAATGGTAGTGGATATGTCATGCCCTGAGAAGGATCTAGACCTGAGGTTGATGCTATTCACTAAAAAGATACTGAAGGAACTGCCT CACGATGAGATAAAtggcataaaaaatataattgcaGAAGCAATTATAGATCCGGATGTTAAGGGAGGATTGAGATGGCCACAGGGGAAAGAGACTTTTGGTGACAGATACACTGTTGAGGGTACTTGGCACACAAAAGCTAAAACTTTTAGCAATTCATCAATAATGATCCAGTTAAGAGATGCTAATCGATATGATTTCAGGGCTTCAACCGGGGAAGTTACGAAAGAAGTTAGTCTGAGTATGACAGGAATAAGTATGTTGTTACAG GATCAGATGGTGGAGATGGGACCAATCATTGAGTTGCTTGAAGACACTTTGAAATTGATTTGGGAGCACTTTCTAAGAT GGTCTTCGGAGATGACTGAAAATTTTTCCCCTGGAGAGACTAGCTGGATGCCACTGCAGAAGTGTCCAAGACTTGATGATCCTAGCGAGCCTAGAAGAG GACTTCCAGAAACCGGTGGGAGCTCTTTTACTGTTGAGGAGAACAGAGAAAGAGTCCAGCCATCCCCAGTGACTCCTGGAGCTATCCCAATGCCCACTGGTATAGCTGGTGACTTGTCTGGCTATGGGGAATTTCAGAGAAGAGATCAAGACCCAGCTTTGGGCAGGCTCTTCTCCCAAGCTGCTTGCAATGGAGCCTCTGAGGAATCTCCCAAGGAGTTTGTCATTCTTTGGGTGGTGCACTGGTATAGGCAGGAGGTGCCTCCCGCACCATCAATGTCTGGGACTGAAAACAGTAGGATGTGCTACATGCTGAAGAGTTTTGTGGATCCCTATGAGGGGGAGAAGCTCAGGGTGGTTTATATTAATGGGTGCATACCAGGTTTCGTTTTCCCTCCATGCTACCAGGAAGAGGCACGCCGGCTGATGGACCATTTCAGACGAGAGCTCGCCTCGTGTGTGGTGGAATCTATCTCCGTGTGGTCGGGCTTCTTCATTGATCTGTGTCGTGTCCTCCGCTCTATGAGAGACAGGACGTATGGAACACTGTCAGAGAGGGAGGCCCGTGGCTGGATAATATCATTGAGAGATGGAGGGGCCATGGGGGTGGAGCTTCCCGAGTTAAGAGCATTGGTGGGGAGAGCATGGTTGTTGTGTATGGCACGAGATGTGGCAGAGAAGAAGATAGAGATTGCACCGTTCTTAGCGAAAGTGGATGTTCAGAAGAATGAGGCGCAGAGATTCCAGATTGTGGCTGAAGTGATAAAGTCAATGGCACTTTGGCACACAGAGGAAGCAGAACATCTTCTTGATGAGGTCCATTTCGTCTGGTTCAGGGGGATTCCATCACACTTGACGGGTCTCTTCTCTTGGTGCTTAGAAGAGTGGGAGGCCACTAAGCACCGAGAGATTATCTCTGATTTATTCCATGAAGATGGGAGTTGTTCGGTTCCCGGACAATCTGCAGCACCTTCTGAAGCATCTTAa
- the LOC122091890 gene encoding uncharacterized protein LOC122091890 isoform X2 has product MMNEMDLQESEEVKPFFVANFGKILFHWRPSSQLVSQKSALETALSQVKRSFYGNVPSSFVEYILHSVIPKIGVDFDEEQEYYHVQIFDKNRPRATLSCKCSAMKMEGKLELHRMQLNQVPQMVVDMSCPEKDLDLRLMLFTKKILKELPHDEINGIKNIIAEAIIDPDVKGGLRWPQGKETFGDRYTVEGTWHTKAKTFSNSSIMIQLRDANRYDFRASTGEVTKEVSLSMTGISMLLQDQMVEMGPIIELLEDTLKLIWEHFLRWSSEMTENFSPGETSWMPLQKCPRLDDPSEPRRGLPETGGSSFTVEENRERVQPSPVTPGAIPMPTGIAGDLSGYGEFQRRDQDPALGRLFSQAACNGASEESPKEFVILWVVHWYRQEVPPAPSMSGTENSRMCYMLKSFVDPYEGEKLRVVYINGCIPGFVFPPCYQEEARRLMDHFRRELASCVVESISVWSGFFIDLCRVLRSMRDRTYGTLSEREARGWIISLRDGGAMGVELPELRALVGRAWLLCMARDVAEKKIEIAPFLAKVDVQKNEAQRFQIVAEVIKSMALWHTEEAEHLLDEVHFVWFRGIPSHLTGLFSWCLEEWEATKHREIISDLFHEDGSCSVPGQSAAPSEAS; this is encoded by the exons ATGATGAATGAAATGGATTTGCAGGAGTCTGAAGAAGTAAAGCCTTTCTTTGTGGCAAATTTTGGCAAAATTCTCTTCCACTG GAGACCATCTAGTCAACTGGTCAGCCAAAAATCAGCTCTTGAAACTGCTTTGAGTCAAGTGAAAAGATCATTCTATGGAAATGTTCCTAGTTCATTTGTTGAATACATTCTACATAGTGTCATACCAAAGATTGGAGTTGATTTTGATGAAGAGCAAGAGTATTACCATGtgcag ATCTTTGACAAAAACAGACCCCGTGCAACCTTGTCATGCAAATGCAGTGCTATGAAAATGGAGGGAAAACTAGAACTCCACAGG ATGCAATTAAATCAAGTGCCCCAAATGGTAGTGGATATGTCATGCCCTGAGAAGGATCTAGACCTGAGGTTGATGCTATTCACTAAAAAGATACTGAAGGAACTGCCT CACGATGAGATAAAtggcataaaaaatataattgcaGAAGCAATTATAGATCCGGATGTTAAGGGAGGATTGAGATGGCCACAGGGGAAAGAGACTTTTGGTGACAGATACACTGTTGAGGGTACTTGGCACACAAAAGCTAAAACTTTTAGCAATTCATCAATAATGATCCAGTTAAGAGATGCTAATCGATATGATTTCAGGGCTTCAACCGGGGAAGTTACGAAAGAAGTTAGTCTGAGTATGACAGGAATAAGTATGTTGTTACAG GATCAGATGGTGGAGATGGGACCAATCATTGAGTTGCTTGAAGACACTTTGAAATTGATTTGGGAGCACTTTCTAAGAT GGTCTTCGGAGATGACTGAAAATTTTTCCCCTGGAGAGACTAGCTGGATGCCACTGCAGAAGTGTCCAAGACTTGATGATCCTAGCGAGCCTAGAAGAG GACTTCCAGAAACCGGTGGGAGCTCTTTTACTGTTGAGGAGAACAGAGAAAGAGTCCAGCCATCCCCAGTGACTCCTGGAGCTATCCCAATGCCCACTGGTATAGCTGGTGACTTGTCTGGCTATGGGGAATTTCAGAGAAGAGATCAAGACCCAGCTTTGGGCAGGCTCTTCTCCCAAGCTGCTTGCAATGGAGCCTCTGAGGAATCTCCCAAGGAGTTTGTCATTCTTTGGGTGGTGCACTGGTATAGGCAGGAGGTGCCTCCCGCACCATCAATGTCTGGGACTGAAAACAGTAGGATGTGCTACATGCTGAAGAGTTTTGTGGATCCCTATGAGGGGGAGAAGCTCAGGGTGGTTTATATTAATGGGTGCATACCAGGTTTCGTTTTCCCTCCATGCTACCAGGAAGAGGCACGCCGGCTGATGGACCATTTCAGACGAGAGCTCGCCTCGTGTGTGGTGGAATCTATCTCCGTGTGGTCGGGCTTCTTCATTGATCTGTGTCGTGTCCTCCGCTCTATGAGAGACAGGACGTATGGAACACTGTCAGAGAGGGAGGCCCGTGGCTGGATAATATCATTGAGAGATGGAGGGGCCATGGGGGTGGAGCTTCCCGAGTTAAGAGCATTGGTGGGGAGAGCATGGTTGTTGTGTATGGCACGAGATGTGGCAGAGAAGAAGATAGAGATTGCACCGTTCTTAGCGAAAGTGGATGTTCAGAAGAATGAGGCGCAGAGATTCCAGATTGTGGCTGAAGTGATAAAGTCAATGGCACTTTGGCACACAGAGGAAGCAGAACATCTTCTTGATGAGGTCCATTTCGTCTGGTTCAGGGGGATTCCATCACACTTGACGGGTCTCTTCTCTTGGTGCTTAGAAGAGTGGGAGGCCACTAAGCACCGAGAGATTATCTCTGATTTATTCCATGAAGATGGGAGTTGTTCGGTTCCCGGACAATCTGCAGCACCTTCTGAAGCATCTTAa